A single region of the Vicia villosa cultivar HV-30 ecotype Madison, WI linkage group LG4, Vvil1.0, whole genome shotgun sequence genome encodes:
- the LOC131595049 gene encoding nucleosome assembly protein 1;3-like, with amino-acid sequence MANNKEAFNISDLSSALNEEDRADLVNALKSKIQSLAGQHSDVLESLSPVVRKRVEVLREIQSEHDELEAKFLEERAALEAKYQVLYQPLYTKRYDIVNGATEVDGVAVETTDGEEDKEKGVPSFWLNAMKNNDVLGEEITERDEGALKFLKDIKWTRIEEPKGFKLEFFFDSNPYFSNSVLTKIYHMVDEDEPILEKAIGTEIQWLPGKCLTQKILKKKPKKGAKNAKPITKTETCESFFNFFNPPEVPEDDEDIDEDMAEELQNQMEQDYDIGSTIRDKIIPHAVSWFTGEAAQGEEFGDLDDEDEDEDDDGEEDDEDEDEDEDDDDDEEEEETKTKKKSSASKKSGIAQLGDGQQGERPPECKQQ; translated from the exons ATGGCTAACAACAAAGAGGCTTTCAACATCTCAGATCTCAGTTCCG CTCTCAATGAAGAGGATCGGGCTGACCTAGTCAACGCTCTCAAG AGTAAGATACAAAGTCTTGCTGGACAGCACTCTGATGTTTTGGAGAGTCTGTCTCCTGTTGTTAGGAAGCGTGTTGAGGTTCTCAGAGAGATTCAG AGTGAACATGATGAATTGGAGGCCAAGTTTTTGGAAGAGAGAGCTGCCCTTGAAGCCAAATACCAAGTTTTGTATCAACCATTGTACACTAAG CGCTATGATATTGTGAATGGTGCCACTGAAGTGGATGGGGTAGCAGTTGAAACTACTGATGGAGAAGAAGACAAAG AGAAAGGAGTGCCTTCATTTTGGCTCAATGCTATGAAAAACAATGATGTCTTGGGTGAAGAG ATTACAGAGCGCGATGAAGGTGCTCTCAAGTTTCTCAAAGATATCAAGTGGACAAGGATTGAAGAACCTAAAGGATTCAAACTTGAGTTTTTTTTCGATTCCAATCCCTACTTCTCAAACTCGGTGTTGACCAAAATCTACCATATGGTTGATGAGGACGAGCCTATTCTGGAGAAGGCTATTGG GACTGAAATTCAGTGGCTTCCAGGAAAATGCCTGAcccaaaagattttgaagaaaaagcccAAGAAGGGTGCAAAGAATGCTAAACCAATTACCAAGACTGAAACCTGTGAAAGTTTCTTTAACTTTTTCAATCCACCAGAAGTTCCtgaagatgatgaagacattgatgaAGATATG gCTGAGGAGCTTCAGAATCAGATGGAACAAGACTATGACATTGG GTCAACAATAAGAGATAAGATTATCCCCCATGCTGTATCATGGTTTACTGGGGAGGCTGCTCAGGGAGAGGAGTTTGGAGACCTGGATGATGAAGATGAGGATGAGGACGATGATGGtgaggaggatgatgaagatgaggatgaggacgaagatgatgatgatgatgaagaggagGAAGAGACTAAGACTAAAAAGAAG TCATCTGCTAGTAAG AAGAGCGGAATTGCTCAACTCGGCGATGGTCAGCAGGGTGAAAGACCACCAGAGTGCAAGCAGCAGTAG